From one Populus alba chromosome 17, ASM523922v2, whole genome shotgun sequence genomic stretch:
- the LOC118056077 gene encoding probably inactive leucine-rich repeat receptor-like protein kinase At5g48380 encodes MVMLILRKNRKEADNLSASPSFESIHGGGKEISMLEKKVPRMSYTDLKDATNNFSENNVIGQGKIGMLYKAALPSGYLFAVKKLHSCRILEEQFVLELKTLGSLRHVNLLQLLGFLITSKHWLLVYKYMTNGNLYDWLHPMEWTVRFKVAIGLARGLAWLHQDCSSTILVYHLNISSKCILLDQDFEPKLSNFGEAIIVNPTNTSPFNGEFWDAAFAKEDVYGFGVVLLELITGVDSSRMTGSSNSLLNEWMGHLLTSSKIYDAIDKSLIGQGFDDEIFQLLKVAWHCVDSIPDRRPTMHQVYKDIRAMRERCGQIDDSEILVQHHEIHPPSSKGKSVESMEMWKQSLKEVDIKVEEVSVSSATEPDVYCLKSIKDSLELEDPYNHFSSCDFTNQTEGFICRFTGVECWHPDENRVLKLALSNMLIPFQIEDQQCIKCTKT; translated from the exons ATGGTAATGCTGATTTTGAGGAAGAACAGGAAAGAAGCTGATAATTTAAGTGCTTCGCCATCGTTTGAGAGCATACATGGAGGAGGCAAAGAG ATTTCTATGTTGGAGAAGAAGGTTCCAAGAATGAGCTATACAGATCTTAAAGATGCAACAAATAATTTCAGCGAAAACAATGTCATCGGGCAGGGGAAGATTGGGATGCTGTACAAGGCAGCGTTGCCTAGTGGTTATCTCTTTGCAGTGAAGAAATTACACAGCTGTCGAATCCTCGAGGAGCAATTCGTGTTAGAATTGAAGACACTTGGTTCGTTGAGGCATGTCAACTTACTTCAACTTTTGGGATTTTTAATCACATCAAAACATTGGCTTCTGGTTTACAAATACATGACAAATGGTAACCTTTATGATTGGCTACATCCAATGGAATGGACTGTGAGGTTTAAAGTTGCAATCGGGTTAGCAAGAGGCTTGGCATGGCTTCATCAGGACTGCAGTAGTACTATCCTAGTTTACCATCTTAACATAAGCTCAAAGTGCATCTTACTTGATCAGGATTTCGAGCCAAAGTTGTCGAATTTTGGGGAGGCGATAATCGTAAATCCAACGAACACTTCCCCTTTTAACGGTGAGTTTTGGGATGCAGCATTTGCTAAGGAAGATGTGTATGGATTTGGAGTTGTGCTCCTTGAGCTGATTACGGGGGTGGATTCTAGCAGAATGACTGGTTCCTCGAACAGTCTTCTTAATGAATGGATGGGTCATCTTTTGACTAGTTCCAAGATTTATGATGCCATTGACAAGTCTCTGATCGGGCAAGGATTTGATGATGAGATATTTCAGCTGCTTAAAGTTGCATGGCACTGTGTTGATTCCATTCCAGATCGAAGACCAACAATGCATCAAGTGTACAAAGACATAAGAGCAATGAGGGAGAGATGTGGCCAAATTGATGATTCAGAGATTCTAGTGCAGCACCATGAAATTCACCCTCCCAGCTCAAAGGGCAAATCTGTTGAGTCAATGGAAATGTGGAAGCAATCATTAAAAGAAGTTGATATTAAAGTTGAGGAAGTTTc TGTAAGTAGTGCAACTGAGCCTGATGTTTATTGCTTGAAGTCTATTAAAGATTCCTTGGAATTGGAAGACCCTTACAATCACTTCTCTTCATGCGACTTCACCAATCAGACTGAAGGTTTCATCTGTAGGTTTACTGGAGTCGAATGCTGGCATCCTGATGAGAACAGAGTCTTAAAGCTAGCACTCTCTAACATGTTGATTCCATTCCAGATCGAAGACCAACAATGCATCAAGTGTACAAAGACATAA
- the LOC118056076 gene encoding LOW QUALITY PROTEIN: uncharacterized protein (The sequence of the model RefSeq protein was modified relative to this genomic sequence to represent the inferred CDS: deleted 1 base in 1 codon) — protein sequence MILISHFCSFQPFHCSLTLMNSQIQMANLFFIHSFMFSLLATFTVTSATATDIACLKSIKDSMIDPNGYLNTTWNFNNNTEGFFCGFMGVDCWHPDENRVLNIRLSDLGLMGQFPLGLQKCTSLTGLDLSHYELQGPIPSDISKILPFITNLDLSFNNFSGEIPSSIANTSFLNALKLDYNKLTGHIPLEFGLLDRIKVFTVTNNRLSGPLPNFIRNNIPADSFANNTGLCGMPLDSCSSHQMKFHYFFKSGFVIGYIVFSTSVASFFTSCCVPWVYIGERKKKITISEMMMLMVKRKHKITDDDQAGSSSTVGLLEEGIKEISMLEKRVTRMSYADLKDATDNFSENNFIGQGKMGMLYKASLPNGYVLAVKKLHDSRFLEEQFISELKILGSLRHINVLPLLGFCVESNQRFLVYKYMPNGNLYDWLHPMEEGQEKAMEWGVRVKVAVGLARGLAWLHQNCHTVKIIHLDISSKCILLDQNFQPKLSNFGEAMLVSSTCASSVNSEFWEMAFVKEDVHGFGVVLLEMITGVDPSNMTASSNNVLNEWIGHLSSSSDFHGAVDKSLIGKGFDDEIIQLLKVACTCVDPIPDRRPIMVQVYEDIKAIRERCDLVDDSSLLMQPEFFIHSFMFSLLATFTVTSATATDIACLKSIKDSMIDPNGYLNTTWNFNNNTEGFFCGFMGVDCWHPDENRVLNIRLSDLGLMGQFPLGLQKCTSLTGLDLSHYELQGPIPSDISKILPFITNLDLSFNNFSGEIPSSIANTSFLNALKLDYNKLTGHIPLEFGLLDRIKVFTVTNNRLSGPLPNFIRNNIPADSFANNTGLCGMPLDSCSSHQMKFHYFFKSGFVIGYIVFSTSVASFFTSCCVPWVYIGERKKKITISEMMMLMVKRKHKITDDDQAGSSSTVGLLEEGIKEISMLEKRVTRMSYADLKDATDNFSENNFIGQGKMGMLYKASLPNGYVLAVKKLHDSRFLEEQFISELKILGSLRHINVLPLLGFCVESNQRFLVYKYMPNGNLYDWLHPMEEGQEKAMEWGVRVKVAVGLARGLAWLHQNCHTVKIIHLDISSKCILLDQNFQPKLSNFGEAMLVSSTCASSVNSEFLGDGICEGRCFGFHGAVDKSLIGKGFDDEIIQLLKVACTCVDPIPDRRPIMVQVYEDIKAIRERCDLVDDSSLLMQPEICPATSEKSVEIEMAEFQ from the exons atgattcttatttctcatttttgttCATTCCAACCATTCCATTGTAGTCTTACTCTGATGAACTCTCAAATCCAAAtggctaatttattttttatccactCTTTTATGTTCTCCTTGTTAGCTACTTTCACCGTAACTAGTGCTACTGCCACTGATATTGCTTGCTTGAAATCTATTAAGGATTCTATGATAGACCCTAATGGATACTTAAACACCACTTGGAATTTCAACAACAATACAGAAGGTTTCTTCTGTGGATTTATGGGAGTCGACTGCTGGCATCCTGATGAGAACAGAGTCTTAAACATCAGACTCTCTGACCTGGGGCTCATGGGCCAGTTCCCTCTTGGATTGCAGAAGTGTACGAGCTTAACTGGTTTGGACCTTTCACATTATGAGCTTCAGGGACCGATT CCATCTGACATCTCTAAAATACTACCATTCATCACTAACCTTGACCTATCCTTCAACAACTTTTCTGGTGAAATCCCATCAAGTATTGCCAATACATCTTTCTTAAATGCTCTAAAACTCGACTACAACAAGCTAACAGGTCATATCCCACTAGAATTTGGCCTTCTCGATCGGATCAAGGTCTTTACTGTTACTAACAATCGATTATCAGGGCCACTGCCAAATTTTATACGTAATAATATTCCAGCAGACAGCTTTGCGAACAACACAGGACTCTGTGGGATGCCTTTGGATAGCTGCTCAAGTCATCAAATGAAGTTTCATTACTTCTTCAAAAGTGGTTTTGTGATTGgttatatagttttttcaacTTCAGTTGCAAGTTTTTTTACATCCTGCTGTGTACCATGGGTGTATATTggggagaggaaaaaaaaaatcacaatatcaGAAATGATGATGTTGATGGTGAAGAGGAAGCATAAGATAACAGATGATGATCAAGCAGGCAGCTCCTCAACAGTAGGTCTCTTGGAGGAAGGAATTAAAGAG ATTTCCATGTTGGAGAAGAGGGTTACAAGAATGAGCTACGCAGATCTTAAGGATGCAACCGATAATTTCAGTGAGAACAATTTCATCGGACAGGGAAAGATGGGGATGCTGTACAAGGCATCATTGCCTAATGGTTATGTCCTTGCAGTGAAGAAGTTGCATGACTCTCGGTTCCTTGAAGAACAATTTATATCCGAGTTGAAGATACTTGGTTCATTGAGACATATCAACGTACTTCCACTGTTGGGGTTTTGCGTTGAGTCAAACCAAAGGTTTCTGGTTTACAAATATATGCCAAATGGTAACCTTTATGATTGGCTACATCCCATGGAAGAAGGTCAGGAAAAAGCTATGGAATGGGGTGTGAGGGTTAAAGTCGCCGTCGGATTAGCAAGAGGCTTGGCGTGGCTTCATCAGAACTGTCATACCGTCAAAATAATCCATCTTGACATTAGCTCAAAATGCATATTACTTGATCAGAACTTCCAGCCCAAGTTATCAAATTTTGGAGAGGCAATGCTCGTGAGTTCGACCTGCGCTTCCTCCGTAAATAGTGAGTTTTGGGAGATGGCATTTGTGAAGGAAGATGTGCATGGATTTGGAGTTGTGCTTCTTGAGATGATTACTGGGGTGGATCCCAGCAACATGACTGCTTCCTCAAACAATGTTCTTAATGAATGGATTGGCCATCTTTCGAGCAGTTCGGATTTTCATGGCGCGGTAGACAAGTCTCTGATCGGGAAAGGATTTGACGATGAGATCATTCAGCTGCTTAAAGTTGCATGTACCTGTGTTGATCCCATTCCAGATCGAAGACCGATAATGGTTCAAGTGTACGAAGACATAAAAGCAATAAGGGAGAGATGTGACCTAGTAGATGATTCATCGCTGCTAATGCAACCTGA attttttatccactCTTTTATGTTCTCCTTGTTAGCTACTTTCACCGTAACTAGTGCTACTGCCACTGATATTGCTTGCTTGAAATCTATTAAGGATTCTATGATAGACCCTAATGGATACTTAAACACCACTTGGAATTTCAACAACAATACAGAAGGTTTCTTCTGTGGATTTATGGGAGTCGACTGCTGGCATCCTGATGAGAACAGAGTCTTAAACATCAGACTCTCTGACCTGGGGCTCATGGGCCAGTTCCCTCTTGGATTGCAGAAGTGTACGAGCTTAACTGGTTTGGACCTTTCACATTATGAGCTTCAGGGACCGATTCCATCTGACATCTCTAAAATACTACCATTCATCACTAACCTTGACCTATCCTTCAACAACTTTTCTGGTGAAATCCCATCAAGTATTGCCAATACATCTTTCTTAAATGCTCTAAAACTCGACTACAACAAGCTAACAGGTCATATCCCACTAGAATTTGGCCTTCTCGATCGGATCAAGGTCTTTACTGTTACTAACAATCGATTATCAGGGCCACTGCCAAATTTTATACGTAATAATATTCCAGCAGACAGCTTTGCGAACAACACAGGACTCTGTGGGATGCCTTTGGATAGCTGCTCAAGTCATCAAATGAAGTTTCATTACTTCTTCAAAAGTGGTTTTGTGATTGgttatatagttttttcaacTTCAGTTGCAAGTTTTTTTACATCCTGCTGTGTACCATGGGTGTATATTggggagaggaaaaaaaaaatcacaatatcaGAAATGATGATGTTGATGGTGAAGAGGAAGCATAAGATAACAGATGATGATCAAGCAGGCAGCTCCTCAACAGTAGGTCTCTTGGAGGAAGGAATTAAAGAG ATTTCCATGTTGGAGAAGAGGGTTACAAGAATGAGCTACGCAGATCTTAAGGATGCAACCGATAATTTCAGTGAGAACAATTTCATCGGACAGGGAAAGATGGGGATGCTGTACAAGGCATCATTGCCTAATGGTTATGTCCTTGCAGTGAAGAAGTTGCATGACTCTCGGTTCCTTGAAGAACAATTTATATCCGAGTTGAAGATACTTGGTTCATTGAGACATATCAACGTACTTCCACTGTTGGGGTTTTGCGTTGAGTCAAACCAAAGGTTTCTGGTTTACAAATATATGCCAAATGGTAACCTTTATGATTGGCTACATCCCATGGAAGAAGGTCAGGAAAAAGCTATGGAATGGGGTGTGAGGGTTAAAGTCGCCGTCGGATTAGCAAGAGGCTTGGCGTGGCTTCATCAGAACTGTCATACCGTCAAAATAATCCATCTTGACATTAGCTCAAAATGCATATTACTTGATCAGAACTTCCAGCCCAAGTTATCAAATTTTGGAGAGGCAATGCTCGTGAGTTCGACCTGCGCTTCCTCCGTAAATAGTGAGTTTTTGGGAGATGGCATTTGTGAAGGAAGATGT TTCGGATTTCATGGCGCGGTAGACAAGTCTCTGATCGGGAAAGGATTTGACGATGAGATCATTCAGCTGCTTAAAGTTGCATGTACCTGTGTTGATCCCATTCCAGATCGAAGACCGATAATGGTTCAAGTGTACGAAGACATAAAAGCAATAAGGGAGAGATGTGACCTAGTAGATGATTCATCGCTGCTAATGCAACCTGAAATTTGCCCTGCTACTTCAGAAAAATCTGTGGAGATTGAAATGGCAGAATTCCAGTGA
- the LOC118056075 gene encoding probably inactive leucine-rich repeat receptor-like protein kinase At5g48380 produces the protein MAVGGAKLALLLIHILSVAGNGYSSSQDNDHGGDDHEHRKKLISSLKSGFVIGYVFSSVSFITIFMSYCVPWARLMKRKGNDVMMKTPMMTSLMERQEKKRKEADIQSSELEKLVIRTSFAALNIATRSFDQDNVIGVGRMGTMYRAAHRYDLFTAVKRLHDSQPLGKQFRSELTILAKFRHMNIIPLLGFCVESGERLLVYKYMPNGNLHDWLHPVKCNAKKLDWHARVKIAIGVARGLAWLHDFNNFLIVHLDICSRSILLDKYFVPKISNFGGAMQRRSNDKGLIASSKIGEVELIKQDVYRFGILLLELIAVHDPDHNTLEENLFERIAHLSSSSSGLYHAVDKSLLGQGFDGEILHFLKIASSCIHPVLDQRPTMLQAFQKLMVLREGEREIHRKP, from the exons ATGGCCGTGGGTGGTGCAAAACTTgctcttcttttgattcatatCCTCAGTGTTGCCGGCAATGGATACAGTTCTTCACAAGACAACGACCACGGGGGTGACGATCATGAACATCGGAAAAAGTTGATATCTTCACTCAAAAGTGGGTTTGTAATAGGTTATGTCTTCTCTTCGGTTTCCTTTATAACTATTTTCATGTCCTATTGTGTGCCTTGGGCTCGTCTCATGAAGAGGAAAGGGAATGACGTGATGATGAAGACACCAATGATGACATCTTTGATGGAAAggcaagagaagaagagaaaagaagccgACATCCAG AGTTCGGAGTTGGAGAAGTTGGTTATAAGGACAAGTTTCGCGGCACTCAATATTGCCACTCGCAGTTTTGACCAAGACAATGTCATCGGAGTCGGAAGGATGGGGACAATGTACAGGGCAGCACACCGTTATGATTTGTTCACTGCAGTTAAGAGGTTACATGACTCTCAACCTTTAGGGAAACAGTTCAGGTCTGAGCTAACAATTCTAGCCAAGTTCAGACACATGAACATAATTCCACTACTGGGATTCTGCGTAGAGTCCGGGGAAAGGCTTTTGGTGTACAAATATATGCCAAATGGGAACCTCCATGATTGGTTACATCCTGTGAAATGCAACGCTAAAAAACTGGACTGGCATGCCAGGGTTAAAATCGCCATCGGAGTAGCCCGAGGCTTGGCATGGCTTCATGATTTTAACAACTTCCTAATAGTTCATCTTGACATATGCTCAAGGAGCATCTTGCTGGATAAATATTTTGTACCAAAGATATCAAATTTTGGAGGGGCAATGCAAAGGAGATCAAATgacaagggcttaattgcaagtAGTAAGATAGGTGAAGTGGAATTGATCAAGCAGGATGTCTATCGATTTGGTATTCTTCTTCTTGAGCTAATTGCAGTTCATGATCCTGACCATAACACTCTAGAGGAGAATTTGTTTGAACGAATCGCTCATCTATCGAGCAGTTCTTCTGGCCTCTATCATGCTGTTGATAAATCTCTTCTTGGTCAAGGATTTGATGGTGAAATACTTCATTTTCTGAAGATCGCATCTAGCTGTATTCATCCCGTTCTAGATCAAAGGCCAACGATGCTTCAAGCATTCCAAAAGTTAATGGTTCTcagggagggggagagagagattcATCGAAAGCCCTAA